A section of the Alkalihalobacillus sp. LMS39 genome encodes:
- the ald gene encoding alanine dehydrogenase, with protein sequence MKIGIPTEIKNNENRVAMTPAGVVTLTNQGHAVFIQKGAGVGSGFLDEDYIEAGATIVESAEEAWNNEMVMKVKEPIQEEYAYFREGLILFTYLHLAPEPTLTKALMDSKVIGIAYETVQLSNGSLPLLTPMSEVAGRMASQIGAQFLEKTKGGKGILLSGVPGVKRGKVTIIGGGVVGLNAAKLAIGLGAEVTIVDLSPERLRQLDDIFGNDIHTIISNPYTIADAVRESDLVIGAVLIPGAKAPHLVSEEMIKSMDAGSVIVDVAVDQGGIFATTDRITTHDNPTYEKHGVLHYAVANMPGAVPRTSTIALTNVTIPYAVQIANKGYVKAIHDNEALRKGVNTLEGFITYEAVATAQGHDFKSIETLL encoded by the coding sequence ATGAAAATAGGAATACCAACAGAAATTAAAAATAATGAAAATCGAGTAGCAATGACGCCAGCTGGTGTTGTTACACTGACTAACCAAGGGCATGCTGTGTTCATTCAAAAAGGAGCAGGTGTTGGTTCAGGATTTTTAGATGAAGATTATATAGAAGCAGGAGCAACAATCGTTGAATCGGCAGAGGAAGCATGGAATAATGAGATGGTTATGAAAGTAAAAGAGCCCATTCAAGAAGAATATGCATATTTTCGTGAGGGGCTCATTTTGTTTACTTATTTACATTTAGCTCCAGAACCAACATTAACAAAAGCGTTAATGGATAGCAAGGTAATAGGAATTGCCTATGAAACCGTGCAATTATCGAACGGGTCATTACCCCTTCTCACCCCAATGAGTGAGGTAGCGGGGAGGATGGCTTCGCAAATAGGAGCTCAATTTTTAGAAAAAACAAAAGGTGGAAAAGGGATATTACTTTCAGGTGTACCTGGTGTAAAACGGGGGAAAGTCACGATTATAGGTGGCGGCGTTGTTGGATTAAATGCAGCAAAACTAGCGATTGGACTAGGAGCCGAAGTTACGATTGTTGATTTAAGCCCGGAACGACTACGACAATTAGATGATATATTTGGAAATGACATTCATACGATTATTTCAAACCCATATACCATTGCAGATGCAGTAAGAGAGTCGGATTTAGTTATTGGGGCAGTATTAATCCCAGGAGCTAAAGCGCCTCATCTTGTCAGTGAAGAAATGATTAAATCAATGGATGCTGGTTCAGTCATTGTCGATGTTGCGGTTGACCAAGGTGGGATATTTGCAACAACAGACCGAATTACGACTCATGACAATCCGACGTATGAAAAACATGGTGTTCTTCATTATGCTGTTGCTAATATGCCAGGAGCTGTTCCAAGAACTTCTACGATAGCATTAACTAATGTCACCATTCCTTATGCAGTCCAAATTGCAAATAAAGGATATGTTAAAGCCATTCATGATAATGAAGCGTTACGAAAAGGGGTAAATACTCTAGAAGGATTTATCACATATGAAGCAGTTGCCACTGCGCAAGGACATGATTTCAAAAGTATCGAGACGTTATTATAG
- a CDS encoding bifunctional oligoribonuclease/PAP phosphatase NrnA, giving the protein MIRHILDKIEQYETVIIHRHERPDPDAIGSQAGLAALIQDTYNQKRVFIVGDEESSLTFLAEMDLVSDHEYEGALVIVCDTGNTERISDLRYTNGDYMIKIDHHPNEEPYGDLIWVDTSASSTSEMIVALYEEGKKRGYQLQQEAARLLYAGIVGDTGRFRYPNTTPATHYYTALLLEVGINHNEFYSALYKKDATIARVEGYVLQHFELTNQGLGVMTLTQEIMKKFGVTSKQSSLLVNAFSDVEGLVAWVFFVEDEDGKIRVRLRSKGPQIHMLAQQYSGGGHPLASGAKAKSWDETKTIIAELEALCKVYNERSNH; this is encoded by the coding sequence ATGATTAGGCACATTTTAGACAAAATTGAGCAATACGAAACGGTTATCATTCATCGTCATGAACGTCCAGACCCGGATGCTATCGGTTCACAAGCAGGACTCGCTGCCCTTATTCAGGATACATACAACCAAAAAAGAGTATTTATCGTGGGAGATGAAGAGTCATCGTTAACGTTTTTAGCAGAAATGGACCTCGTTTCTGATCATGAGTATGAAGGAGCACTCGTTATTGTTTGTGATACAGGCAATACAGAAAGAATTAGTGATTTACGGTATACAAACGGGGATTACATGATAAAAATTGACCATCATCCAAATGAAGAGCCTTATGGGGACCTCATCTGGGTGGATACATCCGCATCTTCAACAAGTGAGATGATCGTTGCATTGTATGAGGAAGGGAAAAAACGAGGGTATCAGTTGCAACAAGAAGCAGCTCGCTTATTATATGCTGGAATTGTAGGAGATACGGGGAGGTTCCGCTATCCAAATACAACACCAGCGACCCATTATTACACAGCATTACTTCTAGAAGTCGGGATTAACCATAATGAGTTTTATTCTGCACTATATAAAAAAGATGCAACGATAGCGAGAGTAGAAGGGTATGTACTCCAACATTTTGAATTAACAAACCAAGGATTAGGTGTAATGACGTTGACACAAGAAATCATGAAGAAATTTGGTGTCACATCAAAACAATCTTCACTATTAGTTAACGCCTTTTCAGATGTTGAAGGATTAGTTGCTTGGGTGTTTTTTGTTGAGGATGAAGACGGCAAAATAAGAGTTAGGCTCCGTTCAAAGGGACCACAAATTCATATGTTAGCACAACAATACAGTGGCGGAGGCCATCCACTTGCCTCAGGAGCAAAGGCTAAATCTTGGGATGAAACAAAAACAATAATCGCAGAATTAGAAGCATTATGTAAAGTTTATAACGAAAGGAGTAACCATTAA
- a CDS encoding 5'(3')-deoxyribonucleotidase has protein sequence MKTILLDMDSVICDLMTEWHKRYNEDYQDNLSVDKLKCWNSENYVKKECGTKIYDYLDEPGLFLHLKPLDHAISVIERLHHKFQIFICTSSRTYAYTEKEKWVEKHLPFIGKEHIIFAHKKEMIRGDLLFDDAPHHLKAFTKTNRLAVAMDYPYNRSVDVERVHNWLEFEQFVLKKWGHEHESR, from the coding sequence ATGAAAACAATATTGCTTGACATGGATTCTGTTATATGTGATTTAATGACGGAATGGCATAAACGATACAATGAAGATTATCAGGATAATTTATCAGTGGATAAACTAAAATGCTGGAACTCCGAAAACTATGTGAAAAAAGAGTGTGGGACAAAAATATATGATTATTTAGATGAACCAGGACTATTTTTACATTTAAAACCCCTTGATCATGCGATATCTGTCATTGAAAGACTTCATCATAAGTTTCAAATTTTCATATGTACATCAAGTCGTACATATGCTTATACAGAAAAAGAAAAATGGGTAGAGAAGCACCTTCCTTTTATCGGGAAAGAACATATCATTTTTGCTCATAAAAAAGAAATGATTCGTGGGGACTTGCTATTTGATGATGCACCTCACCATTTAAAGGCCTTTACAAAGACAAATCGCCTTGCTGTTGCAATGGATTACCCATATAACCGTTCAGTTGATGTAGAAAGAGTTCATAATTGGTTAGAGTTTGAACAATTCGTATTAAAGAAATGGGGCCATGAGCATGAAAGTCGTTGA
- a CDS encoding NAD(P)/FAD-dependent oxidoreductase — protein sequence MKVVDVVIIGGGPAGISAAIWCKRLDVPHLLVESYSTLGGQLSAIHNKLIDYPGLIINSGKELQALFSTHVQQLQCSFQLETNVQSIDPAKQIVTINSTKETELLQYRYLIFATGSQQRKLKVPGEDEMIKRGEVYSATKDKEKFKDKSVIFVGGGDRAFEGAFLLAECGAHVTLLHRSSEFRARKQYQERVLSHPNITFILNATVTEIKGTTKVEHLTYNKEGQTNEIDADAIFIRIGVEPNSSLLSSFVDMDKDGYILVDKVGETSIPSIFAVGDVCNLPNYTSIAASVGQGMIAAKHISEQLKVNHNQLYF from the coding sequence ATGAAAGTCGTTGACGTTGTGATTATAGGTGGGGGACCTGCTGGCATTTCAGCCGCTATATGGTGTAAGCGATTGGATGTACCTCATCTACTAGTAGAATCCTATTCCACACTTGGAGGACAATTATCTGCTATTCATAACAAACTCATTGACTATCCTGGATTAATAATAAATAGCGGAAAAGAGCTACAAGCTTTATTTTCCACTCATGTGCAACAATTACAATGTTCATTTCAATTAGAAACAAATGTCCAATCCATTGACCCGGCAAAACAGATCGTGACAATCAATTCAACAAAAGAAACCGAGTTGCTTCAATATCGTTATTTAATTTTTGCCACTGGTTCACAACAAAGAAAACTCAAAGTTCCTGGTGAAGATGAAATGATAAAACGAGGAGAAGTCTATTCCGCGACAAAAGACAAAGAAAAATTTAAAGACAAGTCTGTCATTTTTGTCGGTGGTGGTGATCGTGCCTTTGAAGGAGCATTTCTACTTGCTGAATGTGGGGCGCATGTCACATTACTTCATCGTTCATCAGAGTTTCGTGCAAGAAAACAATATCAAGAGAGAGTACTTTCCCACCCTAATATTACGTTCATCTTGAATGCAACGGTCACTGAAATCAAAGGAACAACAAAAGTTGAGCATCTCACCTATAATAAAGAAGGACAAACAAATGAGATTGATGCCGATGCTATTTTCATTCGGATTGGAGTAGAACCAAATAGCTCACTCCTTTCCTCTTTTGTAGACATGGACAAAGACGGCTATATTCTTGTTGATAAAGTGGGTGAAACATCAATTCCTTCAATTTTTGCTGTAGGAGATGTTTGCAACCTCCCCAATTACACGAGTATTGCTGCTTCTGTCGGTCAAGGAATGATTGCAGCAAAACATATTAGTGAACAATTAAAGGTCAATCATAATCAACTGTATTTTTAG
- the argH gene encoding argininosuccinate lyase gives MSKLWGGRFTKTAEEWVDEFGASIGFDQLLVEEDIEGSLAHVKMLAKCGIVSEEEALHIQNGLQTLLEKAKNGELEYSVQNEDIHLNIEKFLIDEIGPVGGKLHTGRSRNDQVATDMHLYLRKQINEISKEIKQLQKALVTQAKAHVETIIPGYTHLQRAQPVSFAHHLLAYFWMLERDFSRYQDGLKRVNISPLGAGALAGTTFPIDRHYSAELLGFDGIYENSLDAVSDRDFILEFLSTSATLMMHLSRLCEEIILWSSQEFRFIELDDTFATGSSIMPQKKNPDMAELIRGKTGRVYGSLFSLLTILKGLPLAYNKDMQEDKEGMFDAVTTVKGSLKIFTGMIESMTVNTEVMNQAIHSDFSNATELADYLASKGMPFREAHEVVGKLVLQCIQQGVFLLGLPFSQYKEASELFEEDIFEVLEPKTVVARRNSAGGTGFEQVKIALEKAETLL, from the coding sequence GTGAGTAAGCTTTGGGGTGGTCGCTTCACAAAAACAGCCGAGGAGTGGGTCGATGAATTCGGCGCCTCCATCGGTTTTGATCAACTTTTAGTTGAAGAAGATATTGAAGGAAGCTTAGCCCATGTCAAAATGCTAGCAAAATGTGGCATCGTGTCAGAAGAGGAAGCTTTGCACATTCAAAACGGTCTTCAAACATTATTGGAAAAAGCAAAAAACGGGGAGCTAGAATACTCTGTTCAAAATGAAGATATCCATTTAAATATTGAAAAGTTTTTAATTGATGAAATCGGTCCAGTCGGGGGAAAACTGCATACTGGTCGAAGTCGTAATGATCAAGTAGCAACAGATATGCATTTATACTTACGGAAACAAATAAATGAGATTTCCAAAGAGATTAAACAGTTGCAAAAAGCGTTAGTCACTCAAGCAAAAGCGCATGTTGAAACGATTATTCCAGGGTATACCCATTTGCAGAGGGCACAGCCAGTTTCTTTTGCCCATCATTTGCTTGCTTATTTTTGGATGTTAGAACGTGACTTTTCTCGCTATCAAGATGGCTTAAAGCGTGTAAATATTTCTCCATTAGGAGCAGGAGCACTTGCTGGAACAACTTTTCCGATAGATCGCCATTATTCAGCTGAATTGCTTGGATTTGACGGGATTTATGAAAATAGTTTAGATGCGGTTAGTGACAGAGACTTTATTTTAGAGTTTTTGAGTACGTCAGCCACTCTAATGATGCATTTGTCTAGATTATGTGAAGAAATTATTTTATGGTCATCACAAGAGTTCCGTTTCATCGAATTAGATGATACATTTGCGACAGGAAGTAGTATTATGCCGCAAAAGAAGAACCCAGACATGGCCGAATTAATTCGGGGGAAAACGGGACGAGTGTATGGGAGCTTGTTTTCCTTATTAACGATATTAAAAGGGTTACCGTTAGCCTATAACAAGGATATGCAAGAAGACAAAGAAGGTATGTTTGATGCAGTGACAACGGTCAAAGGTTCGTTAAAAATATTTACTGGTATGATTGAATCGATGACGGTAAATACAGAAGTGATGAATCAAGCGATTCATTCTGATTTTTCTAATGCAACAGAATTGGCGGATTATTTAGCAAGTAAAGGGATGCCTTTTCGAGAAGCACACGAAGTCGTGGGGAAATTAGTGTTACAATGTATTCAACAAGGGGTTTTCCTATTAGGCCTGCCTTTCTCACAATATAAAGAAGCAAGTGAATTGTTTGAAGAAGATATATTTGAAGTTCTTGAGCCAAAGACTGTTGTTGCTAGAAGAAATTCTGCAGGTGGAACAGGATTTGAGCAAGTAAAAATCGCATTAGAAAAAGCAGAAACACTGCTGTAA
- the ytrI gene encoding sporulation membrane protein YtrI, whose amino-acid sequence MRIPPYYKRPGWQRFFAGIIIGMLIGWGFFVYHFGTIHDRLIIKLKTQEITIQNLNEDLEELRSTEKRLNEENQKKLTIQEIEVDFTNDKDLRLNELTIYELKSSVINELKGLKGKDIASVAETNDLMLKTIENKIFEIGETKYRLKREQVYLFTTLTLYLKIEIVTG is encoded by the coding sequence ATGAGAATTCCTCCTTATTATAAGCGGCCTGGCTGGCAACGTTTTTTTGCCGGAATCATTATCGGCATGCTAATCGGCTGGGGGTTTTTCGTCTATCATTTTGGAACGATACATGACCGCTTAATCATTAAGCTAAAAACTCAAGAAATTACGATTCAAAATTTAAATGAGGACCTTGAAGAATTACGAAGTACGGAAAAGAGACTAAATGAAGAAAATCAAAAAAAATTAACAATTCAAGAAATTGAAGTGGACTTTACAAATGATAAAGATTTACGATTAAACGAATTAACGATTTACGAATTAAAAAGCAGTGTCATTAATGAACTTAAAGGATTAAAAGGAAAAGACATTGCTTCTGTTGCTGAAACGAATGATTTAATGCTTAAAACGATTGAAAATAAAATATTTGAAATTGGAGAAACAAAGTATAGGTTAAAACGAGAACAAGTGTATTTATTTACAACACTTACGTTATATTTAAAAATTGAAATTGTGACTGGTTAA
- a CDS encoding CBS domain-containing protein, producing MATKHEQILKYINDLEIGHKISVRQIAKALNVSEGTAYRAIKEAENQGYVSTIERVGTIRIEKKKKENIEKLTFAEVINIVDGTVLGGRQGLYKTLNRFVIGAMKLDAMMRYVDSGNLLIVGNRYQVHKLALEAGAAVLITGGFDTSEEVINLADELELPIISTSYDTFTVATMINRAIYDQLIKKEIVLVNDILIPLQDTYYMTTSNAVEKWHELNQKTGHNRYPVIDENLKIQGMVTAKDVLGANKQTPIEKVMTRNPITVNESTSVASVAHIMVWEGIELLPVVDNQRKLIGVISRQDVLKALQMVQKQPHVGETIEDIIASRFEDYSTSTEHLFQCEVTPQMTNQLGTLSYGVVTTLVTESGSRVLKKYKRGDLVVENITLYFIKPVQIESKINIQPKVLEIGRKHGKIDVEIYHEGDIVCKALMMAQLLDR from the coding sequence TTGGCAACAAAACATGAACAAATTTTAAAATATATTAATGATTTAGAAATTGGTCATAAAATTTCGGTAAGACAAATTGCCAAAGCGTTAAATGTCAGTGAAGGAACGGCATACCGTGCGATAAAAGAAGCGGAAAATCAAGGGTATGTGAGTACGATTGAACGAGTTGGTACGATTCGTATTGAAAAAAAGAAAAAAGAGAATATTGAAAAATTAACATTTGCAGAAGTAATTAATATTGTCGATGGTACGGTGTTAGGCGGTAGACAAGGATTATACAAAACATTAAACCGTTTTGTCATCGGAGCGATGAAACTAGATGCGATGATGAGATATGTGGACTCAGGAAATCTTTTAATCGTTGGAAATCGTTATCAAGTACATAAACTTGCGCTAGAGGCTGGTGCAGCAGTTTTAATTACAGGTGGATTTGATACGAGTGAAGAAGTTATCAATTTAGCAGATGAACTAGAGTTGCCTATTATTTCGACTAGTTATGATACGTTTACGGTTGCAACGATGATTAACCGTGCGATTTATGATCAGCTGATAAAAAAAGAAATAGTGCTTGTCAATGATATATTAATTCCGCTTCAAGATACATATTATATGACAACATCCAATGCGGTTGAAAAATGGCATGAATTAAATCAAAAGACAGGCCATAATCGCTACCCTGTTATTGATGAAAATTTAAAAATACAAGGGATGGTTACAGCCAAAGATGTATTAGGAGCGAATAAACAAACACCGATTGAAAAAGTGATGACCCGAAATCCAATTACTGTAAATGAAAGTACATCAGTAGCTTCTGTTGCCCACATTATGGTTTGGGAAGGCATAGAGTTATTGCCAGTTGTGGACAATCAACGAAAGTTAATTGGAGTTATAAGTAGACAAGATGTCCTAAAAGCGCTTCAAATGGTGCAAAAGCAACCACATGTAGGGGAAACGATTGAAGATATCATTGCGAGTCGTTTTGAAGATTACTCGACTTCAACTGAGCATTTGTTTCAATGCGAAGTTACACCACAAATGACAAATCAGCTCGGAACCCTTTCATATGGTGTTGTGACGACGTTAGTAACGGAATCAGGAAGTCGTGTACTGAAGAAATATAAGCGGGGCGACCTTGTTGTCGAAAACATTACGCTTTATTTTATTAAGCCAGTACAAATAGAAAGTAAAATTAATATCCAGCCAAAAGTATTAGAAATTGGAAGAAAGCATGGGAAGATTGACGTCGAAATTTACCACGAAGGTGATATTGTTTGTAAAGCGTTAATGATGGCTCAGCTGTTAGACCGCTAA
- a CDS encoding universal stress protein translates to MTKRYERILVAVDGSKAAEAAFEKAVEIAKRNAGDLYICHIIDTRSLSTVEQYDQTIFTHAKQKGEDLLSAYQNRALENGVTSSTILELGSPKVKISKDVAHSYQVDLIVTGATGLNALERFLMGSVSEAITRHATCDVLIVRNP, encoded by the coding sequence ATGACGAAACGATATGAGCGAATATTAGTGGCAGTTGATGGTTCAAAAGCAGCTGAAGCTGCTTTTGAAAAAGCGGTTGAAATTGCAAAGCGGAATGCAGGGGATCTTTATATTTGTCACATCATCGACACCCGTTCTTTATCAACTGTTGAACAATATGACCAAACGATTTTTACACATGCAAAACAAAAAGGAGAAGATTTACTATCCGCCTATCAAAATCGAGCTCTGGAAAACGGGGTTACTTCTTCAACGATATTAGAACTTGGATCTCCTAAAGTGAAAATTTCAAAGGATGTCGCTCATTCCTATCAAGTCGACCTCATTGTGACAGGGGCTACAGGCTTAAACGCACTCGAGCGTTTTTTAATGGGAAGTGTATCAGAAGCGATTACTCGTCATGCAACTTGTGATGTATTAATCGTTCGAAATCCATAA
- a CDS encoding metal-dependent hydrolase → MKVSYHGHSVVQVKTANKNIIIDPFISGNGATDLKVDELQVDVILLTHGHNDHVGDTVELAKQNDALVVAPFELATYLGWQGVTVHPMHIGGSHTFEFGTVKLTQAFHGSSYEVEEEQQIIYTGMPSGILFSNEGKTIFHAGDTALFSDMKIIGERHPIDVAFLPIGDNFTMGPEDAALAAKWLQAKQVVPIHYNTFPVIEQDPTEFVRLLNANQGVVLKAGEHIDL, encoded by the coding sequence ATGAAAGTATCGTATCATGGTCATTCAGTTGTCCAAGTAAAAACAGCGAACAAGAACATTATTATTGATCCGTTTATTTCAGGCAATGGTGCTACTGATTTGAAGGTGGATGAGTTACAAGTTGATGTAATCTTACTAACACACGGTCATAATGACCATGTTGGGGATACGGTTGAGCTAGCAAAACAAAATGATGCTCTTGTTGTTGCCCCATTTGAATTAGCTACCTACTTAGGCTGGCAAGGCGTTACTGTTCACCCGATGCATATTGGTGGTTCACACACGTTTGAGTTTGGAACAGTAAAATTAACACAAGCTTTTCACGGGTCATCTTATGAGGTTGAAGAAGAACAACAAATTATTTATACAGGAATGCCTAGTGGAATTTTATTTTCAAATGAGGGAAAAACGATTTTTCATGCGGGAGATACTGCGTTATTTTCAGATATGAAAATAATTGGCGAACGTCATCCGATTGATGTAGCTTTTCTTCCTATTGGTGATAATTTCACAATGGGTCCAGAAGATGCGGCACTTGCTGCGAAATGGCTTCAAGCAAAACAAGTTGTCCCGATACATTACAATACATTCCCTGTTATCGAACAAGACCCAACTGAATTTGTTCGGTTATTAAATGCAAATCAAGGTGTTGTATTAAAGGCAGGAGAACATATAGACTTGTAA
- a CDS encoding argininosuccinate synthase, with the protein MSKKKVVLAYSGGLDTSVAIKWLGDQGWDVIAVGLDVGEGKDLDFVKEKALKVGAIESYTIDAKKEFAYDFVLPALQSHAMYEQKYPLVSALSRPLISKKLVEIAEQTGADAVAHGCTGKGNDQVRFEVSIQALNPNLEVLAPVREWGWSRDEEIAYAEKNNVPIPIDLDNPYSVDANLWGRANECGVLEDPWATPPEGAYEMTVSLENAPDEADVIELSFVEGVPVALDGVAFELHELILKLNELAGKHGIGRIDHVENRLVGIKSREVYECPGAITLLTAHKELEDITLTKDVAHFKPIISQKLTELIYNGLWFSSLTPALQAFLKETQKNVTGVVRVKLFKGHAIVEGRKSEKSLYDEKLATYSTEDEFDHNAAVGFIKLWGLPTKVNSMINKKEVKL; encoded by the coding sequence ATGAGCAAGAAAAAGGTAGTATTAGCATATTCTGGTGGATTAGACACGTCGGTTGCAATTAAATGGTTAGGTGACCAAGGCTGGGATGTTATTGCAGTCGGTTTAGATGTTGGAGAAGGTAAAGACTTAGACTTTGTTAAAGAAAAAGCATTAAAAGTCGGTGCAATTGAATCATATACAATCGATGCAAAAAAAGAATTTGCGTATGATTTTGTTTTACCAGCTCTACAAAGCCATGCAATGTATGAGCAAAAATATCCTTTAGTTTCTGCATTATCACGGCCACTAATTTCAAAGAAATTAGTTGAAATTGCAGAACAAACAGGAGCAGATGCAGTAGCCCATGGTTGTACTGGAAAAGGAAATGACCAAGTTCGATTTGAAGTATCGATTCAAGCGCTAAATCCGAATCTTGAAGTACTTGCACCTGTTCGTGAATGGGGATGGTCACGTGATGAAGAAATCGCATATGCAGAAAAAAATAATGTCCCGATTCCAATTGATTTAGATAATCCTTATTCTGTCGATGCGAACCTTTGGGGACGTGCAAATGAATGTGGGGTATTAGAAGACCCTTGGGCAACTCCTCCAGAAGGTGCATATGAAATGACAGTGTCACTAGAAAATGCTCCAGATGAAGCGGATGTTATTGAACTCTCTTTTGTCGAGGGGGTACCGGTTGCTCTTGATGGTGTTGCATTTGAACTTCATGAATTAATTTTAAAATTAAACGAATTAGCAGGCAAACATGGAATCGGCCGAATTGACCATGTTGAAAATCGCCTTGTTGGAATTAAGTCACGTGAAGTATATGAATGCCCAGGTGCAATCACATTGTTAACAGCTCATAAAGAATTGGAAGATATTACATTAACAAAAGATGTTGCTCATTTTAAACCAATCATTAGTCAAAAATTAACGGAATTAATTTATAATGGATTATGGTTTTCTTCATTAACTCCAGCGCTTCAAGCATTTTTAAAGGAAACACAAAAAAATGTAACAGGTGTTGTTCGTGTGAAATTATTTAAAGGTCATGCAATCGTTGAAGGAAGAAAGTCAGAAAAGTCGTTATATGATGAAAAATTAGCGACATACTCAACAGAAGATGAGTTTGACCATAATGCAGCAGTTGGATTCATTAAGCTTTGGGGACTCCCTACGAAAGTGAACAGCATGATCAATAAAAAGGAGGTCAAACTGTGA
- a CDS encoding YitT family protein: MKKIIEYFMLTLGSLLVAAGLELILAPNGLVDGGVTAISIMIHSVWGIPIWVAYLSLNLPTLLFSWNVMGKRFVYRTIYANLVTTAGLLWLAPMAAITTSEVLIVLYGGLLLGTGVGLVVKSGGAVDGTEMIAIWAQKRFHIPISTFLLAINALILLGAAFVFSLEQAMFSIAVFYIVSKMIDFVLDGLNQGKSVMIISEKPHEIGELLVRESDVQITYLYGQGGYTGDERLIIYCITNRFMYPKLKEVVLSVDPTAVLEASYVTETAGIKKASLFPINEEKEEGK; the protein is encoded by the coding sequence ATGAAAAAAATTATTGAATATTTTATGTTAACACTAGGGTCTCTTTTAGTAGCGGCAGGTTTAGAATTAATTCTTGCACCAAATGGATTAGTCGACGGTGGAGTAACGGCTATTTCAATTATGATACATTCGGTTTGGGGCATACCGATATGGGTGGCTTATTTATCGCTTAATTTGCCGACATTATTATTTTCATGGAATGTGATGGGGAAACGTTTTGTTTATCGAACAATTTATGCAAATCTCGTGACAACGGCGGGATTATTGTGGTTAGCGCCGATGGCTGCTATTACAACCTCTGAAGTCTTAATTGTCCTTTATGGCGGTTTATTGTTAGGAACGGGTGTCGGACTTGTTGTTAAATCAGGGGGAGCTGTTGACGGTACAGAAATGATTGCGATATGGGCGCAAAAACGATTTCATATTCCTATCAGTACATTTTTATTAGCCATTAATGCTCTTATATTATTAGGTGCAGCATTTGTCTTTTCATTAGAACAAGCGATGTTTTCAATCGCTGTCTTTTATATCGTATCAAAAATGATAGATTTTGTATTAGATGGTTTAAATCAAGGGAAATCGGTCATGATTATTTCTGAAAAGCCACATGAAATTGGAGAATTGCTTGTCCGTGAATCAGACGTTCAAATTACATATTTATATGGGCAAGGCGGGTACACAGGAGATGAACGCTTAATTATTTATTGTATAACAAATCGCTTTATGTATCCTAAGCTAAAGGAAGTTGTGTTGTCGGTTGACCCAACAGCTGTGCTTGAAGCTTCTTATGTAACAGAAACGGCAGGCATTAAAAAGGCCTCCCTTTTTCCGATAAACGAGGAAAAAGAAGAAGGAAAATAG
- a CDS encoding YtpI family protein: MVQTFFILIIFSIVFFFYFKVKYWRTHQPIMKKWTQTKANMALGSFLLFFGLNSLLFPRSTLEIVIGVIFSLLGSANIYFGYKAYKHYMPYALQEAENQK, from the coding sequence ATGGTTCAAACATTTTTTATATTAATTATCTTTTCAATTGTCTTCTTCTTTTATTTTAAAGTGAAATATTGGCGTACACATCAACCGATAATGAAAAAGTGGACTCAAACAAAAGCAAATATGGCCCTTGGCTCATTTTTACTTTTTTTCGGCTTAAACTCCTTATTATTTCCAAGAAGTACACTTGAAATCGTCATTGGTGTTATTTTTTCATTGTTAGGGTCTGCTAATATTTATTTTGGCTATAAAGCATATAAGCACTATATGCCTTACGCTTTACAAGAAGCAGAAAATCAAAAATAA
- a CDS encoding YtrH family sporulation protein, with product MDRTLLATLIIDFFVAFGVIIGGAIIGGMAAFLTGDPPLKTIHDLAGSLKIWALVAAIGGTFDAFTSLERGLFQGTHDDIIKTLLMILAALSGAHSGTTIIQWITQEHLGP from the coding sequence ATGGACCGTACATTATTAGCGACTCTCATCATTGACTTTTTTGTGGCGTTTGGAGTGATTATTGGGGGTGCGATTATCGGAGGAATGGCCGCATTTTTAACGGGTGATCCCCCTTTAAAGACGATACATGACCTCGCTGGCAGTTTGAAAATTTGGGCTCTTGTTGCTGCCATTGGAGGAACATTTGATGCCTTTACTAGTTTAGAACGAGGACTTTTTCAAGGTACCCATGATGACATTATAAAAACATTATTAATGATTCTTGCTGCCTTAAGTGGGGCACATAGTGGGACAACAATTATTCAATGGATTACCCAGGAGCATTTAGGTCCATGA